The following are encoded together in the Osmia lignaria lignaria isolate PbOS001 chromosome 13, iyOsmLign1, whole genome shotgun sequence genome:
- the LOC117602235 gene encoding uncharacterized protein LOC117602235, translating into MLRGSCRTTEDSIMAISHLERIGIVFFIATIISGSGVKGTNNGIGGLAYGGAFASANAYASASAGTSALGGILPGVDAGHEGHKGIRSYNSGSADNQPGNGGKGCQKCKWEDDDYWEKEEEETEPEERNEDECDDGDDGQYRDKYSHGHGSKTGSPAGIQKVGIVTPGGQVPSTAAGSSASSVSNVGSGTPFGSPVKHGYPGSGSPTGGSPWNKASPAPGVGTQGPSSWNSGVGATPKPSWNQGQSGSKPGPFGTAPQTGSTWNTGPGGAAQPGAPGQPGGSWNNKPETGSGCSNSQQPGSSCAQGSSGAGPLKQVPISFGPGGNTGNVQKQEFPNYSAGGYGPQGSPTGCSGPYSNCGGASQQGQYPSSGSSQSSPSGPSYGPASGPGQYPSSGSPQGSPSKPSYGPASGPGQYPSSGSPLGSPSKPSYGPASGPGQYPSSGSPQGSPSKPSYGPASGPGQYPSSGSPQGSPSKPSYGPASGPGQYPSSGSPLGSPSKPSYGPASGPGQYPSSGSPLGSPSKPSYGPASGPGQYPSSGSPLGSPSKPLYGPASGPGQYPSSGSPQGSPSKPSYGPPSGPGQYPSSGSPQGNPHGPSYGPTSGQGYPGSSPSNTGHGPNTGVPNGTPGSPRYPGSPQSPNSIGSGTASSTAFAGTNTETSSYPSGSTSYEAPKKPTYSGVKGSSSRPETTPNAYGNKPNSGSGSFPSTGKPAFGSGNAHPSTSTPTGVGSKPGRPTANGESNIFYINVNPAPGSPVGVKRPKGTGTTKPAYQPAPYGGTGTTKSPYSSGPRGTSPGSPGINNYPSNQVPLGTQPTGGTAGGCADGSQNCGSSPYGSSGPTKPTYQPAPYGGTGTTKSPYSSGPHGAPPGSPGINNYPSNQVPSGTQPTGGCASGSQNCGSSPYGSSGPTKPTYQPAPYGGTGTTKSPYSSGPHGASPGSPGINNYPSNQVPSGAQPTGGCASGSQNCGSSPYGSSGPTKPTYQPAPYGGTGTTKSPYSSGPHGASPGSPGINNYPSNQVLSGTQPTGGCASGSQNCGSSPYGSSGPTKPTYQPAPYGGTGTTKSPYSSGPHGASPGSPGINNYPSNQVPSGTQPTGGCTSGSQNCGSSPYGSSGPTKPTYQPAPYGGTGTTKSPYSSGPHGAPPGSPGINNYPSNQVPSGAQPTGGTGGCGGGNQNCGGGGGCNQNGSPDHKPCDQQGAPVGIDKISGPVGFGASPNDYSQSSQPVFPGGSVPPSGGGGPSCLQGANNCAPGSGGPSYVDKIQNENKGPGGVPDGSYQWNPFLSGKVPSLEHSGPFATTTNKPIGQGNPFLTGTALAGTWSSGTAPTGTGNAAPSAGSPSKPIGKDNPFFTGLGISRGDIPITDTDHSLPGGAGSQGGDKSGGNPFFNGQTAPQGSGSYHPYPGTGSNSGSVGVGGVKSPSGINRGLGSGGGVGVGSGDFGKLSGQGGADHAGSFGGAFSGALASSYANSNSGSTSGPAEPSFGQGNSRNWGSSGAGSQAGTGSWASSGASAYASSSANSWAGAGASAGAGAAVKG; encoded by the exons ATGCTTCGAGGCTCGTGTCGAACGACTGAGGACTCGATCATGGCGATTAGTCATCTCGAAAGGATCGGTATTGTCTTTTTCATCGCCACGATCATCTCTGGATCAG GAGTAAAAGGTACGAACAATGGGATCGGCGGCTTAGCGTACG GTGGCGCTTTCGCGTCCGCGAATGCTTATGCGAGCGCATCTGCCGGCACATCCGCGCTCGGTGGCATTCTTCCGGGTGTGGACGCTGGCCACGAGGGACACAAAGGAATTCGGAGCTACAACAGTGGATCCGCTGATAATCAGCCTGGTAACGGAGGCAAAGGCTGCCAGAAATGTAAGTGGGAAGACGACGATTATTGGgaaaaggaggaagaggaaacgGAACCGGAGGAAAGGAACGAAGACGAGTGCGATGACGGAGACGATGGCCAGTACAGAGATAAGTACAGCCACGGGCATGGAAGTAAAACTGGTTCCCCTGCAGGGATACAGAAAGTTGGGATTGTTACTCCTGGTGGTCAGGTGCCATCTACGGCCGCTGGCAGCTCTGCAAGTAGCGTGAGTAACGTAGGAAGTGGAACACCGTTTGGGTCACCAGTCAAACATGGATATCCTGGAAGTGGAAGTCCAACGGGAGGTTCTCCATGGAACAAGGCGTCCCCGGCCCCGGGTGTTGGTACTCAGGGACCATCAAGTTGGAACTCTGGCGTTGGAGCAACTCCCAAACCTAGTTGGAATCAGGGACAAAGCGGTTCGAAGCCTGGACCATTTGGAACTGCTCCACAAACTGGCAGTACCTGGAACACAGGCCCTGGAGGTGCGGCCCAACCGGGTGCACCTGGTCAGCCCGGTGGAAGTTGGAATAATAAACCAGAAACAGGTTCTGGATGCTCCAACAGTCAGCAACCTGGCTCGAGCTGTGCCCAAG GTTCAAGCGGTGCTGGTCCTTTGAAACAAGTTCCCATCTCATTCGGCCCTGGAGGCAATACTGGGAACGTTCAGAAACAAGAATTTCCTAATTATTCCGCCGGAGGATACGGTCCGCAGGGATCTCCAACAGGATGTTCTGGTCCGTACAGCAATTGCGGAGGTGCTTCTCAACAAGGACAATATCCTAGCAGTGGATCGTCTCAAAGTAGTCCATCTGGACCATCGTATGGTCCAGCAAGTGGACCCGGACAATATCCAAGCAGTGGTTCACCTCAAGGTAGTCCATCTAAACCATCGTATGGGCCAGCAAGTGGACCAGGACAATATCCAAGCAGTGGATCACCTCTAGGTAGTCCATCTAAACCATCGTACGGGCCAGCAAGTGGACCAGGACAATATCCGAGTAGTGGTTCACCTCAAGGTAGTCCATCTAAACCATCGTATGGACCAGCAAGTGGACCAGGACAATATCCGAGTAGTGGTTCACCTCAAGGTAGTCCATCTAAACCGTCGTATGGGCCAGCAAGTGGACCAGGACAATATCCAAGCAGTGGATCACCTCTAGGTAGTCCATCTAAACCATCTTACGGGCCAGCAAGTGGACCAGGACAATATCCAAGCAGTGGATCACCTCTAGGTAGTCCATCTAAACCATCGTACGGGCCAGCAAGTGGACCAGGACAATATCCGAGTAGTGGTTCACCTCTAGGTAGTCCATCTAAACCATTGTACGGGCCAGCAAGTGGACCAGGACAATATCCGAGTAGTGGTTCACCTCAAGGTAGTCCATCTAAACCATCGTATGGACCACCAAGTGGACCAGGACAATATCCAAGTAGTGGATCACCTCAAGGAAACCCACATGGACCTTCATACGGACCAACAAGTGGACAAGGATATCCTGGAAGTAGCCCAAGTAATACTGGTCATGGACCAAACACAGGTGTGCCTAATGGAACACCTGGAAGCCCACGATATCCAGGAAGTCCTCAAAGCCCTAATAGCATTGGAAGTGGGACTGCTTCGAGCACAGCTTTCGCTGGAACAAACACAGAAACATCAAGCTATCCAAGTGGAAGCACCTCTTATGAGGCTCCAAAGAAACCCACTTATTCTGGCGTTAAGGGGAGTTCTTCGAGGCCTGAAACTACGCCAAATGCATACGGAAACAAACCTAATTCTGGAAGTGGATCATTTCCGTCAACGGGTAAGCCAGCATTTGGTTCTGGAAATGCACATCCATCCACAAGTACGCCAACAGGTGTAGGCTCCAAACCTGGACGTCCTACTGCCAACGGAGAgagtaatatattttatataaatgttaATCCTGCTCCGGGTAGTCCGGTCGGAGTGAAACGTCCTAAAGGTACAGGAACAACGAAGCCTGCTTATCAACCTGCACCTTATGGAGGTACTGGCACAACAAAATCCCCGTATTCCAGCGGTCCTCGTGGAACCTCTCCAGGCTCACCAGGAATAAACAACTATCCGTCGAACCAAGTTCCATTAGGCACACAACCAACAGGTGGCACAGCAGGTGGCTGTGCAGATGGCAGTCAAAATTGTGGTAGCAGTCCTTATGGGAGTTCTGGACCAACGAAGCCTACTTACCAACCTGCACCATATGGAGGTACTGGCACAACAAAATCCCCGTATTCCAGTGGTCCTCACGGAGCCCCTCCAGGCTCACCAGGAATAAACAACTACCCATCGAACCAAGTTCCATCAGGAACGCAACCTACAGGTGGCTGTGCAAGTGGCAGTCAAAATTGTGGTAGCAGTCCTTATGGGAGTTCTGGACCAACGAAGCCTACTTACCAACCTGCACCATATGGAGGTACTGGCACAACAAAATCCCCGTATTCCAGCGGTCCTCACGGAGCCTCTCCAGGCTCACCAGGAATAAACAACTACCCGTCGAACCAAGTTCCATCAGGAGCGCAACCTACAGGTGGCTGTGCAAGTGGCAGTCAAAATTGTGGTAGCAGTCCTTATGGGAGTTCTGGACCAACGAAGCCTACTTACCAACCTGCACCATATGGAGGTACTGGCACAACAAAATCCCCGTATTCCAGCGGTCCTCACGGAGCCTCTCCAGGCTCACCAGGAATAAACAACTACCCGTCGAACCAAGTTCTATCAGGAACGCAACCTACAGGTGGCTGTGCAAGTGGCAGTCAAAATTGTGGTAGCAGTCCTTATGGGAGTTCTGGACCAACGAAGCCTACTTACCAACCTGCACCATATGGAGGTACTGGCACAACAAAATCCCCGTATTCCAGCGGTCCTCACGGAGCCTCTCCAGGCTCACCAGGAATAAACAACTACCCGTCGAACCAAGTTCCATCAGGAACGCAACCTACAGGTGGCTGTACAAGTGGCAGTCAAAATTGTGGTAGCAGTCCTTATGGGAGTTCTGGACCAACGAAGCCTACTTACCAACCTGCACCATATGGAGGTACTGGCACAACAAAATCCCCGTATTCCAGCGGTCCTCACGGAGCCCCTCCAGGCTCACCAGGAATAAACAACTACCCATCGAACCAAGTTCCATCAGGAGCGCAACCTACTGGTGGCACAGGTGGCTGTGGAGGTGGCAATCAAAACTGCGGCGGCGGAGGTGGATGTAATCAAAATGGATCTCCGGATCACAAACCTTGTGACCAACAAGGTGCTCCTGTTGGCATTGACAAAATTTCTGGACCAGTAGGTTTCGGTGCATCCCCGAATGATTACTCACAGAGTTCTCAGCCAGTATTTCCTGGAGGAAGCGTTCCACCCTCTGGAGGCGGTGGACCTAGCTGCTTGCAAGGAGCCAATAACTGTGCACCTGGTTCCGGAGGACCATCGTACGTCGATAAGATTCAAAACGAGAATAAAGGTCCTGGAGGTGTTCCAGATGGATCGTATCAATGGAATCCCTTCCTAAGCGGAAAAGTCCCGAGTCTCGAACACA GTGGTCCGTTTGCAACAACTACCAATAAGCCTATTGGCCAGGGAAATCCGTTCCTGACGGGCACGGCGCTAGCTGGAACCTGGAGTTCGGGAACAGCTCCTACTGGCACCGGAAACGCTGCTCCTTCGGCAGGAAGTCCCTCGAAACCTATCGGAAAAGACAATCCTTTCTTCACCGGTTTGGGAATCTCGCGAGGCGATATCCCAATTACCGACACAGATCACTCGCTGCCTGGAGGAGCAGGCAGTCAAGGAGGCGACAAGAGTGGTGGAAATCCATTTTTCAATGGTCAAACTGCACCGCAAGGCTCTGGATCCTACCATCCTTATCCTGGCACGGGCTCGAATTCTGGATCAGTCGGCGTTGGAGGTGTCAAGAGCCCGTCTGGAATAAATCGTGGCTTGGGAAGCGGTGGAGGCGTCGGAGTTGGCTCCGGAGACTTTGGAAAATTGTCTGGGCAAGGTGGAGCCGATCACGCAGGATCGTTCGGTGGCGCGTTTAGCGGCGCTCTGGCTTCCAGCTATGCCAATTCGAACTCCGGCTCGACATCCGGCCCTGCAG AACCCAGTTTCGGGCAAGGGAATAGCAGAAATTGGGGCTCCAGCGGTGCAGGAAGTCAAGCTGGTACCGGTTCCTGGGCCTCCAGCGGCGCATCCGCTTACGCGAGCAGCAGTGCCAACA GCTGGGCAGGCGCAGGTGCAAGTGCAGGTGCAGGTGCAGCTGTGAAaggataa
- the LOC117602238 gene encoding uncharacterized protein LOC117602238 isoform X3: protein MLRYRTVGLFALLAIVCVQAQDEEIRIPRTKRSPHGFDLDLGKALSGGGGLGGGFGGGFGGGFGGGGGGGGGGGGGSGGGGGYGGGGGFGSGGGLGKGGGLGGGLGGGLGGGLGGGGGLGGGGSGCSTGLCGSGAGGGHGGASGKGGGCSSGNCGGAGGGGGAGSGAGGGYGSGGGKGGGSGAGGFGGAGSGGYGGSGAGGGYGSAGGKGGGSGAGGYGGTGAGSGGYGGSGAGAGSGGYGGSGSGLGSGSGLGSGSGSGGVVKTGSYGYGGAGAGGGAGAGGGAGAGGGAGAGGGAGGYGHGGAGSGGYGSAGAGSGGYGGAGGGGGGRGGGGAGAGGHGGAGAGGYGGSGAGSGGYGSAGAGSGGYGSAGGGGGGGGRGGGGAGGGGHGGAGAGGFGGAGAGGSAGGYGGGHGGAGSSGYGGAGAGSGGYGSGGTGSGGYGGSGAGSGGYGGSGAGSGGYGGSGAGSGGYGGAGAGGGGYGGSGAGGGGYGGSGAGGGGLGGSKGGYAGSSASANANANANAFASASASAHANALAGASASANANANANAGGLGGHGGFGGYDGLDGHGVPLLNRMGDINEGANEGGSVDKAKGVYSSSSANLDSSGKGTYKVSAGKVP from the exons ATGCTGAGATATCGAACGGTCGGGCTTTTCGCCCTGCTGGCCATTGTCTGCGTTCAGGCGCAAG ATGAAGAAATAAGAATACCAAGGACGAAACGTAGTCCGCATGGATTTGATCTAGATCTGGGCAAAGCCCTCAGTGGCGGTGGTGGTTTAGGCGGAGGATTCGGAGGTGGATTTGGTGGAGGATtcggtggtggcggtggtggcggcggcggcggcggcggcggcagcggcggcggcggtggttATGGAGGCGGTGGTGGTTTCGGATCCGGCGGTGGATTAGGCAAAGGAGGCGGACTTGGTGGAGGATTAGGAGGCGGACTTGGTGGAGGATTAGGAGGCGGTGGAGGATTAGGAGGCGGTGGATCTGGTTGCAGCACCGGACTGTGTG GTTCCGGGGCTGGAGGAGGACACGGAGGTGCTAGTGGCAAAGGTGGTGGATGTAGCTCCGGAAATTGCGGAGGTGCCGGAGGAGGAGGTGGCGCCGGATCCGGTGCTGGAGGTGGATACGGCAGCGGTGGTGGAAAAGGTGGTGGTTCTGGTGCCGGAGGATTCGGTGGCGCCGGATCCGGAGGCTATGGTGGATCCGGTGCTGGAGGAGGATACGGCAGCGCTGGTGGAAAAGGTGGTGGTTCTGGTGCCGGAGGATACGGCGGGACTGGTGCTGGTAGCGGTGGTTATGGTGGTTCTGGCGCTGGCGCTGGAAGTGGTGGCTACGGAG GATCAGGATCAGGATTAGGATCAGGATCAGGATTAGGATCAGGATCAGGATCTGGTGGTGTAGTAAAGACTGGAAGTTATGGATACGGTGGTGCAGGCGCTGGGGGTGGTGCTGGCGCTGGAGGTGGCGCTGGCGCTGGAGGTGGTGCAGGCGCCGGAGGCGGCGCTGGGGGCTATGGTCATGGAGGTGCTGGTAGCGGGGGCTATGGTAGTGCCGGCGCTGGTAGCGGTGGCTATGGTGGTGCTGGAGGCGGAGGCGGCGGACGTGGAGGTGGTGGTGCCGGAGCTGGTGGACATGGAGGTGCTGGTGCCGGAGGCTATGGTGGTTCTGGCGCTGGTAGCGGGGGGTATGGTAGCGCTGGCGCTGGTAGCGGTGGCTATGGTAGTGCTGGAGGCGGAGGCGGAGGCGGTGGACGTGGAGGTGGTGGTGCCGGAGGTGGTGGACATGGAGGTGCTGGTGCCGGAGGCTTTGGTGGTGCCGGAGCAGGAGGCAGTGCTGGGGGCTATGGCGGTGGTCATGGAGGCGCCGGTAGCAGTGGCTACGGTGGTGCTGGCGCTGGTAGCGGCGGCTATGGCAGTGGTGGTACTGGTAGCGGCGGATATGGCGGATCTGGTGCCGGAAGCGGCGGATATGGCGGATCGGGTGCCGGAAGCGGCGGGTATGGCGGATCTGGTGCCGGAAGCGGCGGATACGGCGGAGCTGGCGCAGGAGGCGGCGGATATGGCGGTTCTGGTGCTGGTGGTGGCGGATATGGCGGTTCTGGTGCTGGTGGTGGCGGCCTCGGCGGTAGCAAAGGCGGTTACGCAGGTTCGAGTGCCAGtgcgaacgcgaacgcgaatgCGAACGCCTTTGCAAGCGCAAGCGCAAGTGCACATGCGAATGCACTTGCAGGTGCGAGCGCCTCGGCGAACGCGAATGCGAACGCAAACGCCGGCGGTCTTGGAGGCCACGGGGGCTTCGGAGGATACGACGGTTTAGACGGCCATGGAGTCCC TCTGCTGAACCGGATGGGCGATATCAACGAGGGCGCCAACGAGGGCGGTTCCGTGGACAAGGCGAAGGGTGTCTACAGTAGCAGCTCAGCGAACCTCGATTCATCTGGAAAAGGAACGTACAAAGTGTCAGCGGGCAAAGTGCCGTAA
- the LOC117602238 gene encoding uncharacterized protein LOC117602238 isoform X2 — protein sequence MLRYRTVGLFALLAIVCVQAQDEEIRIPRTKRSPHGFDLDLGKALSGGGGLGGGFGGGFGGGFGGGGGGGGGGGGGSGGGGGYGGGGGFGSGGGLGKGGGLGGGLGGGLGGGLGGGGGLGGGGSGCSTGLCGSGAGGGHGGASGKGGGCSSGNCGGAGGGGGAGSGAGGGYGSGGGKGGGSGAGGFGGAGSGGYGGSGAGGGYGSAGGKGGGSGAGGYGGTGAGSGGYGGSGAGAGSGGYGGLGSGSGLGSGSGLGSGSGSGGVVKTGSYGYGGAGAGGGAGAGGGAGAGGGAGAGGGAGGYGHGGAGSGGYGSAGAGSGGYGGAGGGGGGRGGGGAGAGGHGGAGAGGYGGSGAGSGGYGSAGAGSGGYGSAGGGGGGGGRGGGGAGGGGHGGAGAGGFGGAGAGGSAGGYGGGHGGAGSSGYGGAGAGSGGYGSGGTGSGGYGGSGAGSGGYGGSGAGSGGYGGSGAGSGGYGGAGAGGGGYGGSGAGGGGYGGSGAGGGGLGGSKGGYAGSSASANANANANAFASASASAHANALAGASASANANANANAGGLGGHGGFGGYDGLDGHGVPLLNRMGDINEGANEGGSVDKAKGVYSSSSANLDSSGKGTYKVSAGKVP from the exons ATGCTGAGATATCGAACGGTCGGGCTTTTCGCCCTGCTGGCCATTGTCTGCGTTCAGGCGCAAG ATGAAGAAATAAGAATACCAAGGACGAAACGTAGTCCGCATGGATTTGATCTAGATCTGGGCAAAGCCCTCAGTGGCGGTGGTGGTTTAGGCGGAGGATTCGGAGGTGGATTTGGTGGAGGATtcggtggtggcggtggtggcggcggcggcggcggcggcggcagcggcggcggcggtggttATGGAGGCGGTGGTGGTTTCGGATCCGGCGGTGGATTAGGCAAAGGAGGCGGACTTGGTGGAGGATTAGGAGGCGGACTTGGTGGAGGATTAGGAGGCGGTGGAGGATTAGGAGGCGGTGGATCTGGTTGCAGCACCGGACTGTGTG GTTCCGGGGCTGGAGGAGGACACGGAGGTGCTAGTGGCAAAGGTGGTGGATGTAGCTCCGGAAATTGCGGAGGTGCCGGAGGAGGAGGTGGCGCCGGATCCGGTGCTGGAGGTGGATACGGCAGCGGTGGTGGAAAAGGTGGTGGTTCTGGTGCCGGAGGATTCGGTGGCGCCGGATCCGGAGGCTATGGTGGATCCGGTGCTGGAGGAGGATACGGCAGCGCTGGTGGAAAAGGTGGTGGTTCTGGTGCCGGAGGATACGGCGGGACTGGTGCTGGTAGCGGTGGTTATGGTGGTTCTGGCGCTGGCGCTGGAAGTGGTGGCTACGGAG GATTAGGATCAGGATCAGGATTAGGATCAGGATCAGGATTAGGATCAGGATCAGGATCTGGTGGTGTAGTAAAGACTGGAAGTTATGGATACGGTGGTGCAGGCGCTGGGGGTGGTGCTGGCGCTGGAGGTGGCGCTGGCGCTGGAGGTGGTGCAGGCGCCGGAGGCGGCGCTGGGGGCTATGGTCATGGAGGTGCTGGTAGCGGGGGCTATGGTAGTGCCGGCGCTGGTAGCGGTGGCTATGGTGGTGCTGGAGGCGGAGGCGGCGGACGTGGAGGTGGTGGTGCCGGAGCTGGTGGACATGGAGGTGCTGGTGCCGGAGGCTATGGTGGTTCTGGCGCTGGTAGCGGGGGGTATGGTAGCGCTGGCGCTGGTAGCGGTGGCTATGGTAGTGCTGGAGGCGGAGGCGGAGGCGGTGGACGTGGAGGTGGTGGTGCCGGAGGTGGTGGACATGGAGGTGCTGGTGCCGGAGGCTTTGGTGGTGCCGGAGCAGGAGGCAGTGCTGGGGGCTATGGCGGTGGTCATGGAGGCGCCGGTAGCAGTGGCTACGGTGGTGCTGGCGCTGGTAGCGGCGGCTATGGCAGTGGTGGTACTGGTAGCGGCGGATATGGCGGATCTGGTGCCGGAAGCGGCGGATATGGCGGATCGGGTGCCGGAAGCGGCGGGTATGGCGGATCTGGTGCCGGAAGCGGCGGATACGGCGGAGCTGGCGCAGGAGGCGGCGGATATGGCGGTTCTGGTGCTGGTGGTGGCGGATATGGCGGTTCTGGTGCTGGTGGTGGCGGCCTCGGCGGTAGCAAAGGCGGTTACGCAGGTTCGAGTGCCAGtgcgaacgcgaacgcgaatgCGAACGCCTTTGCAAGCGCAAGCGCAAGTGCACATGCGAATGCACTTGCAGGTGCGAGCGCCTCGGCGAACGCGAATGCGAACGCAAACGCCGGCGGTCTTGGAGGCCACGGGGGCTTCGGAGGATACGACGGTTTAGACGGCCATGGAGTCCC TCTGCTGAACCGGATGGGCGATATCAACGAGGGCGCCAACGAGGGCGGTTCCGTGGACAAGGCGAAGGGTGTCTACAGTAGCAGCTCAGCGAACCTCGATTCATCTGGAAAAGGAACGTACAAAGTGTCAGCGGGCAAAGTGCCGTAA
- the LOC117602238 gene encoding uncharacterized protein LOC117602238 isoform X1, whose protein sequence is MLRYRTVGLFALLAIVCVQAQDEEIRIPRTKRSPHGFDLDLGKALSGGGGLGGGFGGGFGGGFGGGGGGGGGGGGGSGGGGGYGGGGGFGSGGGLGKGGGLGGGLGGGLGGGLGGGGGLGGGGSGCSTGLCGSGAGGGHGGASGKGGGCSSGNCGGAGGGGGAGSGAGGGYGSGGGKGGGSGAGGFGGAGSGGYGGSGAGGGYGSAGGKGGGSGAGGYGGTGAGSGGYGGSGAGAGSGGYGGAGSGSGLGSGSGLGSGSGLGSGSGSGGVVKTGSYGYGGAGAGGGAGAGGGAGAGGGAGAGGGAGGYGHGGAGSGGYGSAGAGSGGYGGAGGGGGGRGGGGAGAGGHGGAGAGGYGGSGAGSGGYGSAGAGSGGYGSAGGGGGGGGRGGGGAGGGGHGGAGAGGFGGAGAGGSAGGYGGGHGGAGSSGYGGAGAGSGGYGSGGTGSGGYGGSGAGSGGYGGSGAGSGGYGGSGAGSGGYGGAGAGGGGYGGSGAGGGGYGGSGAGGGGLGGSKGGYAGSSASANANANANAFASASASAHANALAGASASANANANANAGGLGGHGGFGGYDGLDGHGVPLLNRMGDINEGANEGGSVDKAKGVYSSSSANLDSSGKGTYKVSAGKVP, encoded by the exons ATGCTGAGATATCGAACGGTCGGGCTTTTCGCCCTGCTGGCCATTGTCTGCGTTCAGGCGCAAG ATGAAGAAATAAGAATACCAAGGACGAAACGTAGTCCGCATGGATTTGATCTAGATCTGGGCAAAGCCCTCAGTGGCGGTGGTGGTTTAGGCGGAGGATTCGGAGGTGGATTTGGTGGAGGATtcggtggtggcggtggtggcggcggcggcggcggcggcggcagcggcggcggcggtggttATGGAGGCGGTGGTGGTTTCGGATCCGGCGGTGGATTAGGCAAAGGAGGCGGACTTGGTGGAGGATTAGGAGGCGGACTTGGTGGAGGATTAGGAGGCGGTGGAGGATTAGGAGGCGGTGGATCTGGTTGCAGCACCGGACTGTGTG GTTCCGGGGCTGGAGGAGGACACGGAGGTGCTAGTGGCAAAGGTGGTGGATGTAGCTCCGGAAATTGCGGAGGTGCCGGAGGAGGAGGTGGCGCCGGATCCGGTGCTGGAGGTGGATACGGCAGCGGTGGTGGAAAAGGTGGTGGTTCTGGTGCCGGAGGATTCGGTGGCGCCGGATCCGGAGGCTATGGTGGATCCGGTGCTGGAGGAGGATACGGCAGCGCTGGTGGAAAAGGTGGTGGTTCTGGTGCCGGAGGATACGGCGGGACTGGTGCTGGTAGCGGTGGTTATGGTGGTTCTGGCGCTGGCGCTGGAAGTGGTGGCTACGGAG GAGCAGGATCAGGATCAGGATTAGGATCAGGATCAGGATTAGGATCAGGATCAGGATTAGGATCAGGATCAGGATCTGGTGGTGTAGTAAAGACTGGAAGTTATGGATACGGTGGTGCAGGCGCTGGGGGTGGTGCTGGCGCTGGAGGTGGCGCTGGCGCTGGAGGTGGTGCAGGCGCCGGAGGCGGCGCTGGGGGCTATGGTCATGGAGGTGCTGGTAGCGGGGGCTATGGTAGTGCCGGCGCTGGTAGCGGTGGCTATGGTGGTGCTGGAGGCGGAGGCGGCGGACGTGGAGGTGGTGGTGCCGGAGCTGGTGGACATGGAGGTGCTGGTGCCGGAGGCTATGGTGGTTCTGGCGCTGGTAGCGGGGGGTATGGTAGCGCTGGCGCTGGTAGCGGTGGCTATGGTAGTGCTGGAGGCGGAGGCGGAGGCGGTGGACGTGGAGGTGGTGGTGCCGGAGGTGGTGGACATGGAGGTGCTGGTGCCGGAGGCTTTGGTGGTGCCGGAGCAGGAGGCAGTGCTGGGGGCTATGGCGGTGGTCATGGAGGCGCCGGTAGCAGTGGCTACGGTGGTGCTGGCGCTGGTAGCGGCGGCTATGGCAGTGGTGGTACTGGTAGCGGCGGATATGGCGGATCTGGTGCCGGAAGCGGCGGATATGGCGGATCGGGTGCCGGAAGCGGCGGGTATGGCGGATCTGGTGCCGGAAGCGGCGGATACGGCGGAGCTGGCGCAGGAGGCGGCGGATATGGCGGTTCTGGTGCTGGTGGTGGCGGATATGGCGGTTCTGGTGCTGGTGGTGGCGGCCTCGGCGGTAGCAAAGGCGGTTACGCAGGTTCGAGTGCCAGtgcgaacgcgaacgcgaatgCGAACGCCTTTGCAAGCGCAAGCGCAAGTGCACATGCGAATGCACTTGCAGGTGCGAGCGCCTCGGCGAACGCGAATGCGAACGCAAACGCCGGCGGTCTTGGAGGCCACGGGGGCTTCGGAGGATACGACGGTTTAGACGGCCATGGAGTCCC TCTGCTGAACCGGATGGGCGATATCAACGAGGGCGCCAACGAGGGCGGTTCCGTGGACAAGGCGAAGGGTGTCTACAGTAGCAGCTCAGCGAACCTCGATTCATCTGGAAAAGGAACGTACAAAGTGTCAGCGGGCAAAGTGCCGTAA